GCCCGGGGTGGTCGGCGAGTTGAGCGCCTCGGGGCGGGGCTGCTGGGGCTGTACGGGGAGCGGGGCGGGCTGGGCCTGGGCCGGGGTCTGCGCCTGCGGTGCGGCCTGAGCCTGCGCCTGGTTCGGCGTCCGGTTCGGCTGGATCGAGCGGATGGCCATCGTGCCGTCGGTGCGGTTCGTGGGCGCGGACGCGGCCTGGGGGCGCACGGCACGGATCGCGGTCGTACGGTCGGGCGCGGGCTCCTGGCTCTCCTCGGGCGCGGGCTCGGGGCGGCGGGTGCGGCGGATCAGCGCCGTGCCTTCCGAAGGGGCCTGGCGTACGGGAGGGAGCGCGGCCGGGGTCGGGGCCGCGGGGAGCTCGGCCGCCTGCTGCTGCGCCGCGGCCGGGGGCTGGGCGGGGATGCCGCGCGGGTCCTGTGCGGGGGCCTGCGAGGGCACCGGGCCGCCCCAGGAGACGCGCTGGTCGCGTTCGCCGCCGAACCCGGTCTGGCGCGAGGTGTCGGCCTGCCAGGCGGAGGCGGGCTCCTGACGGCTGCTCGGCTCCGGCTCCTCGTCGAAGAACATCGGCCCGGTCTCTTCCGCCGGGGGTACGACGGGGGTGGGTGCCGGTGCGGAGGTTGCCGCGGGTGCGGACGGCAGTGCCTCGCCGTCGGCCGGTGCGGGCCGGCTCGTACCGGGGACCCATGCGCCGCCGTTCCAGAAGCGGACATATCCCGGAATTGAAGGATCCGGATAGTAGCCAGGCGTGGGGCTGCCGTCTCCGGTGGCCGGGGTGGGGGCGCTCATCACCGTGGTCCCGTATCTCCTAGAGGCCTTGTTTCAAAGGACCACATCTATCAGACCGCTGTGCACCGGCGGGCCGGTCCTGCCGTATGGGCCACTTTTCGGGCATCGGAAAGTTTCCTGAAATCAGTCCCGAAACCCGCGTAATGAACCCCGGCCCGCGCGCTCTCACCCTGTAGCGGCCCGCTTCCGGTCCGCGTACGGAACGAGAGGAACCCGCGTCATGAACACCGTCGTCGAACGCGAACTGGAACTCAAGCTGGTGCTGTCGCCGGAGCGCAGCATCCCCGTGCCGGCCCGGCTGACGTACAACACGGCCGATCCGTACGCCGTGCACGTCAGCTTCCACATCGGCTCGGACTCCCCCGTCAACTGGACCTTCGCGCGCGAGCTGCTGGTGGAGGGGGTGTTCCGGGCGTGCGGTCACGGCGATGTGCGGATCTGGCCGACCAAGGTGGATTCGCGCAACGTCATCTGCATCGCGCTGACCTCGCCGGACGGGGACGCGCTCCTGGAGGCGCCCTCCGCGCAGGTCTCGGCGTGGATGGAGCGGACGCTGCGGATCGTGCCTCCGGGGTCGGAGACCGCGCAGCTCGGGATCGACGAGGGGCTGGCGGAGCTGCTGGCGCCGCTGCCCGCCGACGATCTCTGGCTGCGGGACCCCTGGCCCTCCGACGAGTCGTCGCCGGAGGAGGGTGCGTGAGGCGTAGACGTACTGATCAGAACAGCTTGCCCGGGTTGAGCAGACCCAGCGGGTCGAAGGCCTGCTTGACCCCGCGCTGCAACTCCAGCCCCACCGGGCCCAGTTCGCGTGCCAGCCACTCCTTCTTCAGTACGCCGACGCCGTGCTCGCCCGTGATCGTCCCGCCGAGTTCCAGGCCGAGCGCCATGATCTCGTCGAAGGACTCGCGGGCCCTGCGGGACTCGTCGGCGTCCTCGTGGTCGAAGCAGACGACCGGGTGGGTGTTGCCGTCGCCCGCGTGGGCGCAGACGCCGATGGTCAGTCCGTACCGCTCGGCGATGGCCGCGGTGCCCTCGATCATCGCGCCGAGCTGTGAGCGGGGGACGCAGACGTCGTCGATCATCGTGGCCGATTTGACGGTCTCGAGCGCGGTGAGCGACATCCGGCGCGCCTGGAGGAGGAGTTCGGACTCGGCGACGGAGTCGGCGGGGACGACGTCGGTGGCTCCGGCGGCCGTGCAGAGCGCGCCGACTGCGGCGAGGTCGGCGGCGGGGTCGGGGGTGTCGAAGGCGGCCAGGAGCAGGGCTTCGGTCGTCTCGGGGAGCCCCATCTGCGCCATCTTGTTGACGGCCTGGATGGTGGTGCGGTCCATGAGTTCGAGGAGTGACGGGGTGTGCCCCTCCTCCATGATCCGGCAGACGGCGGCGCAGGCCGCGGCGGCCGAGGGGAACTCGGCGGCGAGCGCGAGCTGCTGGGGCGGGGCGGGCTTGAGGGCGAGTACGGCGCGGACGACGATGCCGAGGCTGCCCTCGGAGCCGACGAAGAGTCGCGTGAGGTCGTAGCCCGCGACGCCCTTGGCGGTGCGGCGGCCCGTGGCGAGCAGCCGGCCGTCGGCGAGGACGACGTCGAGGCCGAGGACGTACTCCGCGGTCACTCCGTACTTCACACAGCACAGTCCGCCCGAGGCCGTGCCGATGTTGCCGCCGATGGTGCACATCTCCCAGCTGGAGGGGTCCGGCGGGTAGTAGAGGCCCTGTTCGGCGACGGCGCGCGACAGGACGGCGTTGACGACGCCCGGCTCGACGACCGCGATCCGGTCGACGGGGCTGATCTCCAGGATGCGGTCCATCTTGGTGAGCGAGAGGACGATGCAGCCGTCGCTGGCGTTCGCGGCCCCTGAGAGGCCCGTACGCGCCCCCTGGGGGACGACGGGGACGCGCAGGGCGGTTGCCGTGCGCATGACGTGCTGGACCTGCTCGACGGTGCGCGGGAGGACCACGACGGCGGGGGCGCCCGCGTCGCAGAAGCTCGCCATGTCGTGTGCGTACGAGGCCATGACGTCCGGGTCGGAGATCAGCGCCTCGGCCGGAAGGCCCGTGCTCAGCTGGTCCAGAAGATCGCTCATCCTTCCAGCCTCGCACTCGGAGCCATCGGTGTGAACCTCCCTGTTCCTGCTCACTCGCGGACAGAAGTCGATCACTTGCAGACGCAAAGTGATCACGTCCAGGGACATACACAGCGAGGAGCAGAGAAACATGAACAAACTCAGACCCCGAACCCTGCGGAGGTCGGTGCGGCACACCGCCGTCACCGTGGCCGCCGGCACCGTCATCGCCACCGGCATCGTCGCCGGACCCGGCACCGGGAGCCCCGAGGCCGCGAGCCATGTCGACGCCCCGACGGTCGCCGCCGACGCGGCCGTCGACGGCACCGACTTCTACGCCTTCACCAGCCCGGACAACCCGGACACGGTCACCTTCGTCGCCAACTACCACCCGATCATCCCGCCCGGGAACCCGACGGGCTTCGAGCCGTTCGCGACCCGTACGCACTACGACATCAACGTCGACGGGTCGGGCGACGGGAAGCCCGAGACCACCTACCGCTGGGACTTCTGGGACGAGGACCTGCGCCCGCTCTCCGTCGGCGGCGCCGCCTTCGGCATCGTGACGTCCCTGGACTCGCCCAACCTGAAGTTCCGTCAGCACTACTCGCTGAAGCGGATCTCGGGCGGCCGCGAGGAGGTGCTCGTACGGGACCACGTGGCCGCCCCGCCGCACGCCGGCCTCGTCCAGATGCCCGACTACGGCGCCCTGCGCACCCAGGCCACGACCGCCCTGAAGGGCGGCGGCAAGACCATGGCCGGACAGTCCGCGGACTCCTTCGTCTTCAACGTCGGGGTCTTCGCGCTGCTCAAGGCCGGTGCGCCGGTGCTGCCCCCGGTCAATCCGACCGTGCTGACCAACGTCAACTCGATCGCTCTCCAGGTGCCCAAGAGCGAGGTCGCGCTCGGCGGGGACGTCAACCGCAACCCCGTCATCGGCGCCTGGGCCACCGCCTCCCGGCACTCCCTCGACCTCAGCGAGGACCTGCGCAAGGGCGCGGGGAGCTACCGGCAGGTCGGGCGGATGGGCAACCCCTTCTTCGGCGAGAGCCTCTTCCAGGACGGGCTGCCGACCGGCACGCGCGGCGGGCAGGCCGACCGGTTCAACTGGGCGACGCCCGACACCGACCACAAGAGCGCCGGACTGATGAAGGCCGTGCAGGACCCGGACACCCCGCGCTCCGTGCACCTCCTCGACAGCCGGATCCCGGTGCCGGCCGCCCCGCGCAAGGACATCGAGGAGCTGTTCCTCACCGGCATCCCCGGGCTCAACGCGCACAGCATGAACAAGGACGCGTCCGGGCTCGTGCCCGCCGAGGAGCTGCGGCTCAACCTCACCACCCCGGTGAGTACGAAGACCAGCCCGTGGGGCCCGCTCGGCGGCGACCCGCAGGGCTGGCCGAACGGGCGCAGGCCCGCCGACGACATCGTGCCCGTCATCTTCCGGCGGCTGATGGGCGAGCCCGGCGCGAAGGGGGCACCGCAGCTGGTGCCCCAGGTGACGATCGGGAGCAGCAAGCCGTTCCTGGGCACCTTCCCGTACCTGGCGACGCCGCATGCGCTTGCGTAACCGACGCAGCGCACTGGCCGCGGCCGCGGCACTCGCCGCGGCCGTCGGCGGACTGCTGGCGCTCGGCCCCGACACCACGTCGGGGCCGGGCCCGGTCGCCGCACCCCGGGCCGAGGGGGGTGCGCTGGCCGCGGCCGGTGCGCCCGCCCCGGCCGGGGAGCTGGCGGCGACGGTGGAGACGCGACGCGGGTGGCTGCGCAAGCACCCCGACGACGCCGCGTCGTGGGCGGTGCTCGGGTCGGCGCGGATCGGGCAGGCGCGGCGGTCGATGGACCCGGCGTACTACCCCAAGGCGGAGGCGGCGCTGCGGCGTTCGCTCTCCGTGGCCCCGCGCAACCCGGACGCGATGACGGGGATGGGCGCTCTCGCCAATGCCCGGCACGACTTCGGGGCGGCGAAGGGGTGGGGCGAGCGGGTGCGGGCGGCCGCGCCCGACCGGTGGAGCGTGTACCCGGTCCTGGTGGACGCGTACACGCAGCTCGGCGACTACCGGGCGGCGAGCCGTGCCGTACAGCGGCTGCTCGATCTGCGGCCTGGACTCCCCGCCTTCACACGGGCGGCGTACGAGCTGGAGATCCACGGCCGCACCGCGGAGTCCGCGCTCGCCCTGCGGGAGGCGCTGGCGGCCGCCAACTCGCCTGCGGAGCGCGCTTTTTGCCTGCAGCGGCTGGGTGAGCTGGCGTGGCAGCGCGGTGACGTACGGGGTGCGCTGCGCCTTCAGGACGACGCGCTGCGGACCGATCCGGAGCATCACGCGGCACTGGTCGGGCGGGCGCGGGCGGAGGCCGCGCTGGGGCGGACCGGGGCGGCGCTGCGGGACTACCGGACGGCGGTGGAGCGGGTGCCGCTGCCCGAATACGTACTGGAGCTGGGTGAGTTGTACGAGTCACTGGGGCGAGTGGAGGAGGCACGGGCGCAGTACGCCGTGCTGCGCGCGGAGGTGAAGCTCTTCGCGGCGAACGGCGCGCGGGACGATCTGACGCTCGGCCTGTACGAGGCCGACCACGGGTCCGCGGCGGCGGCCGTCCGGGACCTGGAGCGCGAGTGGGGGCGGCGGAAGAGCGTGCTGGTGGCGGACGGTCTGGGGTGGGCGCTGCACCGGGCGGGGCGGGACGAGGAGGCGCTCGCGTACGCACGGAAGGCGGCGGCGATCGGCACGCGCAGCGCGGTGTTCGCGTACCACCGGGGCGAGATCGAGCGGGCGCTGGGGATGCGGGATGCGGCCCGTACCCACCTGGGCGAGGCGTTGCGGCTGAACCCGCACTTCTCGCCGCTACTGGCGCCGCGGGCGCGGAAGGCGATGGCGTCATGAGGGCGGTACTGGCAGTGGTGGGGGCGGCGGCCGTTCTCGTACTGTGGAGTCAATTCCCGGCTCAGGCACACCCGTTGGGGAACTTCACGGTGAACCACTTCCACGGCCTGACGGTCTTCCCCGACCGGATCGAGGACGACGCGGTCGTCGACCGGGCCGAGATCCCGACGCTTCAGGCGCAGGGTGCGGTACGCGCGGAGGGCGGGCCTGCGCTCCATGCGGCCCGTTTCTGCGGGGAGTTGGGGCACGGCCTGCGTGCTGCGGCGGGCGGGAGGGTGCTGGCGTGGCGGGTGGACGCGAGCCGGATGGAGCTGCGGGAGGGGCAGGCCGGGCTGCGGACGAGCCGTATCACCTGCCACTTCACGGCCCCCGCCGATCTGCGCACCCCGTCGGACGTGACGTTCACGGACCCCTCGGACGCGGGGCGCGTCGGCTGGCGGGAGGTCACGGCGCGGGCGGCGGGAGGGGTGCGGTTGAGCGCCTCGGACGTGCCTGTGCGGAGCGCGTCGAACCGCCTCACGCGCTATCCGCAGGAGCTGCTCACGGACCCGCTGGACGTACGGAGCGCACGGCTGAAGGTGGGCCCGGGCGCGGGTGCGGCGCCTGCGGCGGGCGCTCCGGGGTCCGGCTGGTCGGCCGAGGGATGGCTGGCGGGGATGGACGGGCACCTGGCGGCACTGAGCTCAACGGACCGGCTGACACTGCCCGTTGGGCTGGCCGCAGTCCTGCTGTCGCTGCTGCTGGGGGCGGCGCACGCCGCGCTCCCCGGCCACGGCAAGACGGTGATGGCGGCGTGCATGGCGGGGCGCAGGGGCGGGGTGAAGGACGCGGTGGCGGTGGGCGCGACGGTGACGTTCACGCACACGGCAGGGGTCCTGGCCCTGGGCCTGATCCTGACGGCATCGGCCTCCCTGGCCGCCGACCGCATGCTGAACTGGCTGGGCGCGGCGAGCGGCGTGCTGGTGGCGGGGGTGGGGCTCATGCTGCTGCGGGGGGCGCGACCGAGGGCCGTACAGGAGGGTCACGGGCATGCGCACGGGCACGGGCACACGCACGGGCACGGCCACACGCACACCCATGAAGCCGCACATCACCACGACCACGACCACGACCACCACCCCGCCCCCTACCGCCGTCGCACCCTCCTCGGCATGGGGATCGCCGGGGGGCTTGTCCCCAGTCCGTCCGCGCTCGTTGTGCTGCTCGGGGCGATCGCCCTGAACCGTACGGCCTTCGGTGTCGGGCTCGTGCTCGGGTACGGCGTCGGCATGGCCGCCGTACTCACCGCCGCCGGGCTTCTCGTGGCCCGGTTCGGCGACCGGGCGCAGGGCGCGCTCGGTCAACGCATGCGGTGGGTACGGCGGTTGAGCCCCTGGACCCCCGTGCTGACGGCCTCGCTGGTCGTCGCCGTGGGGGCCGGGCTCGCCCTGCGGAGTGCGGGGCAGCTGCTCTACTGACGCGACGCGCTAGTGCTTCTCGCCCGTGATCCGCGACCAGAAGTCCGGTCCGGGCAGGAAGCTCAGCGTGGCGTCGAGGTTGAACAGCGGGGTGCCGACGGGCAGGTCCACGCCGAACGTCTTCAGCACCGTGCTGAAGTCCTTGCTCGCCCGGAACTCCCAGTCCTCGGGCCCGTAGCCGAACTCGCCCGTCTTGAAGTCGACGCGCGGCAGCAGGACCGGGTGGAACGTCTTCGAGCCGAGCAGCACCTCGGGGATCGTGGTCTCCGCGAGGATGATCTTCTTCTCCGGGCCGCCGTTGATCCTGACGTTGCACCAGGCCGCGGTCGGGAAGACGGTGAGCCACACGCCGTCGCAGACCGCCTCGTCGTGCGTGGACGGCCGACTGATGGTGATGCCGCCCGGGTAGCAGACCCGCAGCCCGCTCGTGAGGTCCGGCTCGATGCTGTCCTCCATGAAGCCCAGCGGGAATCTGAACTGGTCGGGCCGGTTCATCGACAGCGGGGCGACGGCGCCGACCTCCGCGTGCTCCTGCTTCAGCTTCGCGAGGGCCTCGGGCTTGAGCGTGACGTCGGCGTGCCCGAAGGGCGAGAGGTACGCACCACCGGTGCGGGTCTTGCAGGGCGCGTCCGAGGCGGGGGCCGCGTGCGAGGCGGCGGCAGCGGTGCCGGTGACGGCGCCGGTCAGCAGGAGGGCGGAGGCGGCGACGGCCGCGATACGGCGGGGGATGCGCATGGGCGGAGCTCCTTGTGGGGTGGGGATACGGCGCTTCCACTGAAGCCCGCCGCCACCTCCCGCGCGACACGGAGCGTACTGAACGGGTCACGGTCAGCTACCACGAACGGCCCCGCCCGATGGCCGCCCGCCCGCGTGGAGGGTCCACTCGGGGTGGGGGGAGCCCCGATCCCGTACCGCACCAGGAGCCCCTCCCATGCGCACACTCCGCCGTACCACGACCACAGCGGCCCTCGCCCTCGCCGCCCTGCTGACCCTGCCCGGCGCGGCCTCCGCCGACAGCGGCGACCAACCCACCTATCTGCCACCCCTGGGCAGCTACTTCGCCCCCACCGGCAACGCCGTGGTCACCTGGAGCAAGGAGCTCCAGTCCGCACTCAAGGCCAACAACGCCCGCGTCGAGACGATCGCACCGGTCAGCCGCATGAAGTCGAAGGACGGCTCGGACACCGGGATCTGGATGCCCATCGGCTTCAAGTACGACAGCCTCGACGTGACCCAGGGCCGGGTCTACTACTCCGGCGGGTTCAAGATCATCCGTGACGCGACGCACGACAGCATGGAGTGCAACGGCTTCTGGCTGAAGGTCAATCCGTCCGGCGTCTGGTGCAACCTCAAGGTGAACGACGAGCCGTGGAAGGAGGTGAAGATGGGCTACTTCAACCTCGCCCAGTTCCCCTTCTCCCTCATCGCGCCGAAGGGCCCGGGCATCGGCCCGACGATCTGGCCGTTCTACCTGGACGACGACATCACACCGGCCATCGACGAGCTGGGCATCAGCGGCCTGACCAAGGGCACGCCCATCTTCAACCTGGACGCCACGATCTCGGTCTTCGACGCGTACGGCACTCCGCCGACCGGCTCGGAGCCGGGCCGCCCGAACCCGTACCAGGCGCTGCACGGCAAGACGAAGCGCTGACCCCTCAGACGGCGGCCGTACCGATGAGTGCGTTACGGGTCACGAGCGCGGCCAGCGCCGCCTCGTCGAGCCCGTCGGTCCCGGCCGGGCGGCGCGGCAGCACCATGTAGCGGGACTCCGACGTGGAGTCCCAGACCGTGATCTCCGTGCCGTCCGGGAGGTCGAGGCCGAACTCGGCCAGGACGGCGCGGGGTTCGCGGACGACGCGCGAGCGGTAGGCCTCGCTCTTGTACCAGCTGGGGGACGGGCCGAGGAGCCCCAGCGGGTAGCAGGAGCAGAGCGTGCAGACGATGACGTTGTGGACGCCGTCGGTGTTCTCGACGACGCGCAGGCGTTGTGGCTGCACTCCCCCACTCGCGTAACCGAGCTCTGCGACAGCGGAGTTGGCGTCGTCGAGGAGCCGCGCACGGTACGCGTCGTCGGTCCAGGCGCGGGCGACGATACGGGTGCCGTTGGCGGGAGACGCGCCGCTGAGGAAGGCGTCGAGCGCCTCGTCGAGGGCGGCGCCGGCGACGATCCCCCGGGTCTCGAGGAGGGTCTCCAGGCGGCGCACCTGCCGGGAGATCAGCGCGTCGGAATGCGTACCGCTCATGAGTCGTCCTCCTCCAAGTAGCTTTCCCACAGGTCGAGTACGACGTGGTGGTCGCCCTCGCCCCACAGGTCCCGGGCCGCGAACCGGACCGCGTACACCGGCTCCACGGGGAAGTCGTCGCGCCCCTGGGAGCGGATGTCGGCGAGCGGGTGGGCACCCTCGGGCTCGACGACGACCCCGAGCTTGCCGCGGGCGTAGCGCGGCAGCCGGGTGTGGTGGACGGGGTCGACGTCCGAGGTCCGTACGCGCGTCCCCGGCGAAAAGCGCGGGTCAGTCATCGAGCTCGCCCGCCGCGATGACGCCCTTGCGCTCCAGGAGCGCGACGATGCCGTGGAACCAGCGCTCATAGTAGGACGCGGCGAGGTAGTCGGCGGGGGCCATGGACTCGACGGCGTCCCTGAACTCGTCGAGGTTGTAGACCTGTTGGGCGATCAGCGCCCGATTGAGGGCGAAGACGCGGGCCTCCCAGTCGGCGTGGAAGGGCTCGCTGTCGTCGGTGGTGTCGAGGGCGCCGAATCCCTGCATTCCGCCCACGTCATTGATCCTGGCCATGGGCCGACCCTAGCGCCGGTCGCCCCTCAGCCGAAGGGCCTGGCCGACCGACCTGCAAACACCTCGGGGGCGGGACCGCGCCACCGCGGTCCCGCCCTCGAGTCGTAACTGCCCTGCTCTGCCTACAGGTTGCCGCGCTTCTCCTGCTCGCGCTCGATCGCCTCGAACAGCGCCTTGAAGTTGCCCTTGCCGAAGCCCATCGACCCGTGGCGCTCGATCATCTCGAAGAACACCGTCGGACGGTCCTGGACCGGCTTGGTGAAGATCTGCAGCAGATAGCCGTCCTCGTCACGGTCGACCAGGATCTTCTGCTCGCGCAGCGTCTCGACGGGCACGCGGGTCTCGCCCGCCCACTCGCCCAGCGTGTCGTAGTAGGAGTCGGGGGTGTCGAGGAACTGGACGCCCGCGGCGCGCATCGCCTTCACCGAGGCGACGATGTCGTTCGTCGCGAGCGCGATGTGCTGGACGCCCGCGCCGCCGTAGAACTCCAGGTACTCGTCGATCTGCGACTTCTTCTTCGCGATCGCCGGCTCGTTGATCGGGAACTTCACCTTGAGCGTGCCGTCCGCGACGACCTTCGACATCAGCGCCGAGTACTCGGTCGCGATGTCGTCGCCCACGAACTCCTTCATGTTCGTGAAGCCCATGACCTTGTTGTAGAAGGCGACCCACTCGTTCATCTTGCCGAGCTCGACGTTGCCCACGCAGTGGTCGATCGCCTGGAAGGTGCGCTTGGCCGGCGGCTCGACGATCGGCGCGGCGGCAGCGTAGCCGGGCAGGTAGGGGCCGGTGTACGCGCCGCGCTCGACGAGCGTGTGGCGCGTCTTGCCGTACGTGGCGATCGCGGCCAGCACCACCACACCGTGCTCGTCCTTGACCTCGTGGGGCTCGGTGAGGCCGGTGGCTCCGTGCTCGACCGCGTACGCGTACGCAGCCCGCGCGTCCGGGACCTCGATGGCCAGGTCGACCACGCCGTCGCCGTGGGCCGCGACGTGCTCGTCGAGGAAGCGGCCGTGGTCGGTGGCGGCCTTGATGACGGAGGTGAGGACGAAGCGGGCCGAGCCGTTCGTGAGGACGTACGAGGCGGTCTCGCGGGTGCCGTTCTCCGGGCCCGCGTAGGCCACCAGCTTCATGCCGAAGGCGGTGGAGTAGTAGTGCGCGGCCTGCTTGGCGTTGCCCACGGCGAAGACGACCGCGTCCATTCCCTTGACCGGGAAGGGGTCGGCCTCGCGCGCGGTGGTGGGGGTGACGGTGGTGTCGTGCTGCGTCGTCTCAGTCATGGGTCCAGCGTCTCCCCCGCCATCAGGGTGCGCAATAGTTTGCGTTTTTGGTGGGCAGAATGCCCAGTGCATCGGCAGGATAGGGGCGCGATCTGTACAGGGTGACCAAGAGAAGAGGTGTGCGGTGGGTATCGACGCGCTCGACGGCCGGCTGATCGTGCTGCTGGCCAGGGAGCCCCGGATCGGGGTGCAGGAGGCGTCCCGGCGGCTGGGGGTGGCGCGCGGGACCGTACAGGCGCGGCTCGACCGGCTTCAGTCGAATGGAGTCATCCGGGGATTCGGTCCCGATGTCGATCCGGCCGCCCTCGGCTATCCCGTCACGGCCTTCGCCACGCTGGAGATCAAGCAGGGGCAAGGGGCGGACGTACGGGCGCACTTGGCGGGTGTGCCGGAGGTCCTGGAGCTGCACACCACCACCGGGCACGGCGACATGCTCTGCCGCCTCGTGGCCCGCTCCAACGCCGATCTTCAGCGGGTGATCGACCTCGTGGTGGGTTTCGATGGCATCGTCCGGGCTTCCACGGCGATCGTCATGGAGAACCCCGTTCCGCTGCGGATCATCCCGCTCGTGGAACAGGCGGCAGGAGATTCCTGACCCGGCCGGGTAGCAGGACCGACCGGGAGGTGCGCGGGTGTGAACTTCTGGGACTACATCGGCAACCGTCACCAGCAGCTGCTGGCAGATGCGTATCAACACGCGAGCGCCGTGTTCCAGTGCATGGTCGTCGCCACCGTCATCGGGGTGCTGATCGGCGTCGTCTCGTACCGCAGCGAATGGGCGGGCAGCTTCGCGACCATCACCACGTCGACCATCCTCACCATCCCCTCGCTGGCCATGATCGGTCTGCTGATCCCCATCGTCGGGCTCGGCGTCGCACCGACCGTCATCGCGCTGACCCTGTACGGGCTGCTGCCGATCGTCCGGAACTCCATCGTCGGACTGCGCGGCGTCGATCCCGCCCTGATCGATGCCGCGAAAGGCATCGGGATGTCGCGCATCGCCCGGCTCGTACGGGTGGAACTGCCGCTCGCCTGGCCCCCGATCCTCACCGGGATCCGGGTCTCCACCCAGATGCTGATGGGCATCGCCGCCATCGCCGCGTACGCCTCCGGGCCCGGCCTCGGCAACGAGATCTTCCGCGGCATCGCATCCCTGGGCAGCAAGAACGCACTCAACCAGGTGCTCGCGGGCACGATCGGCATCATCATCCTCGCCCTGATCTTCGACGCCGTGTACGTCCTCGTCGGCCGACTGACCATCCCGAGGGGGATCCGTGTCTGAGACATCCACGACATCCATCGAGGCCGTGGAGAAGACCACTTCCTCCTCCACCACCGGCGCGACCATCGAGCTGGAGAACCTCACCAAGCGCTATCCCGGCACCGCGGACCCGGCCGTGGACAGCGTCAACATGGAGATCAAGGCCGGCGAGCTGGTCATCTTCGTCGGCCCGTCGGGCTGCGGTAAGTCCACCACGCTGAAGATGATCAACCGGCTGATCGAGCCGACCAGCGGGCGGATCCGCATCGACGGCGAGGACGTCACCGACATGGACCCGGTGAAGCTGCGCCGGAAGATCGGGTACGCCATCCAGTCGTCCGGGCTCTTCCCGCACATGACCGTCGCCCAGAACATCGCCCTCGTACCGAAGATGGTCGGCTGGCCCAAGTCGAAGATCAAGTCGCGGGTCGAGGAGATGCTCGACCTGGTCGGCCTCGACC
The sequence above is drawn from the Streptomyces sp. NBC_01465 genome and encodes:
- a CDS encoding SH3-like domain-containing protein, with translation MTDPRFSPGTRVRTSDVDPVHHTRLPRYARGKLGVVVEPEGAHPLADIRSQGRDDFPVEPVYAVRFAARDLWGEGDHHVVLDLWESYLEEDDS
- the hppD gene encoding 4-hydroxyphenylpyruvate dioxygenase, producing MTETTQHDTTVTPTTAREADPFPVKGMDAVVFAVGNAKQAAHYYSTAFGMKLVAYAGPENGTRETASYVLTNGSARFVLTSVIKAATDHGRFLDEHVAAHGDGVVDLAIEVPDARAAYAYAVEHGATGLTEPHEVKDEHGVVVLAAIATYGKTRHTLVERGAYTGPYLPGYAAAAPIVEPPAKRTFQAIDHCVGNVELGKMNEWVAFYNKVMGFTNMKEFVGDDIATEYSALMSKVVADGTLKVKFPINEPAIAKKKSQIDEYLEFYGGAGVQHIALATNDIVASVKAMRAAGVQFLDTPDSYYDTLGEWAGETRVPVETLREQKILVDRDEDGYLLQIFTKPVQDRPTVFFEMIERHGSMGFGKGNFKALFEAIEREQEKRGNL
- a CDS encoding Lrp/AsnC family transcriptional regulator, producing the protein MGIDALDGRLIVLLAREPRIGVQEASRRLGVARGTVQARLDRLQSNGVIRGFGPDVDPAALGYPVTAFATLEIKQGQGADVRAHLAGVPEVLELHTTTGHGDMLCRLVARSNADLQRVIDLVVGFDGIVRASTAIVMENPVPLRIIPLVEQAAGDS
- a CDS encoding ABC transporter permease, producing MNFWDYIGNRHQQLLADAYQHASAVFQCMVVATVIGVLIGVVSYRSEWAGSFATITTSTILTIPSLAMIGLLIPIVGLGVAPTVIALTLYGLLPIVRNSIVGLRGVDPALIDAAKGIGMSRIARLVRVELPLAWPPILTGIRVSTQMLMGIAAIAAYASGPGLGNEIFRGIASLGSKNALNQVLAGTIGIIILALIFDAVYVLVGRLTIPRGIRV